Below is a window of Culturomica massiliensis DNA.
ACTCTGAATCAATACGACCGGCCTGTGTCTATTTGAGGCAGAAATTACACAATGAGTCCGTCCCAGTGTGTAAAAATAATTCGCTTTAACCCGGTGTATCCATCAAAATTGTAAATCAAAAACAAGAGTGTTTATTCCCGGATGAACACTTTAAACCCATTCCCCGGTAAAACAATCTCTTGTATATCTTTCCGCTTTTCGTCAGAAAAATATTCCGTAAAATTTCCGGACACGATTTCATCCAAATTCACTTTCTGATCGCTTCCGGTAAGGTTTAATACAACAACCAAAACATCTGTTCCGGCAGTCCGCTCAAAAGCAAAGGTATTCTTTACATTATCCTGCCCTAGAATACGGAAAGTACCTTCATTCTCCCCAGCCTTCAGTGCCGGGTGTTTATGTTTCAGATCATTCAGCTTTTGATAAAAGCCCGCCAAATCCGGACGCAGATTCCAATCGACAGAATCTTTTTCAAAAAACGAAAGCCGTTTATTCAATCCTGCTTCCTGTCCTGTATAAAGCAAAGGCATTCCAGGTACGGTATAAGTCATGACAGCATAAACAGGGAAAGCTTCACCCATACGTTCCTCTATGCTTCCCTGCCAGGAATTCTCATCGTGATTATCGATAAAATTCATAATAATTGCCCGTTTCGGGTAGAGGGTATCCACCTTCTGAAAATATTCGGGTAAGGCATAACCGTCCTTTTTGCCTTGGGCCAAATCGTTCATCAAATGATGTAAATCCCAGCCATAACATGCATCGAATGCTTTCTGTGTCAATTCAGGTTCCCAGGCTTCTGCCAACATAAATACCGGCTTAATGCTATCCAATGCCGGACGCGCTTCTTCCCAGAAATCGGTCGGCACCATAGCGGCCATATCACAACGGTATCCGTCGATGTCACATTCCTGAATCCAATACTGTAAACTCTCAATCATATAACGACGCATATCCCGGTTGTCGTAATTCAGATCGGCTACATCGCTCCAATCCTCAACCGGACTCACGATCTTTCCGTCTTTTTGCGTATACCAATCCGGA
It encodes the following:
- a CDS encoding alpha-amylase family glycosyl hydrolase; its protein translation is MSKFILFIAMTVLAMSCVQQKKAEEQAPQVAKWAEDASIYEVNIRQYTPEGTFKAFEQHLPRLKELGVDILWFMPITPISEKGRKGSLGSYYAVQDYRKVNPEYGTLEDFKSLVNKAHELGFKVILDWVANHTGWDNPLIEEHPDWYTQKDGKIVSPVEDWSDVADLNYDNRDMRRYMIESLQYWIQECDIDGYRCDMAAMVPTDFWEEARPALDSIKPVFMLAEAWEPELTQKAFDACYGWDLHHLMNDLAQGKKDGYALPEYFQKVDTLYPKRAIIMNFIDNHDENSWQGSIEERMGEAFPVYAVMTYTVPGMPLLYTGQEAGLNKRLSFFEKDSVDWNLRPDLAGFYQKLNDLKHKHPALKAGENEGTFRILGQDNVKNTFAFERTAGTDVLVVVLNLTGSDQKVNLDEIVSGNFTEYFSDEKRKDIQEIVLPGNGFKVFIRE